From Oryzias latipes chromosome 3, ASM223467v1:
ggatgatggatggatggatggatgagtggatggatggatggatgaatggatggatgagtggatggacggatggatggatggatggatggatggatggatggatggatggattgatggatggatggatgagtggatggacggatggatggatggatggatagatggatggatggatgatggatggatggatgagtgtatggatggatgatctCCACGGGTTCTCTTCTAGGGGAACCTTTCCTAGCTGAGGTCCATGACCCGTGTTTTCCTTCAGAGCCTTCCTGGGTCCAAAGGATCTTCTGCCGTACGGCGACTACAAAGAGAAGTTCGGAAAGTCCAACAAGAGGAAAGGCTTCAACGAGGGTCTGTGGGAGATAGAGAACAACCCTGGAGTCAAGTTCACTGGATACCAGGTCAAAGGCCCTGATGGTCCTCAGAGAAACCCCCCGGTCCACAGGATCCGGTTCCTCACGTTCTGTCCTTACAGGCCCTTCAGCCACAGAGCTCCTCCGAGACGGAGGAGGCGGGGAATGCGGCAGACGGCAGCAGTGAGGGTGAGGAGGACAACTCTGTTGAAGATGAAGATAAGCTGAAAGAGGAGAAGACTGTATCCAAACAGAAGACAACCTCCGTCTCCAAGGTAGTTCAGACTTACGGGGCTCTTAGGGTCGTGGAAACCCTGGAAACGGTTTGAAaactaaaaatgctttttccaggtccttgaaaagtttgtgaaaaacaaaatctataaAGTTCTGGAAAAGTCGTGAAATTTTAATATCTtggatgcaaaaaaataataatcaatatTTAACATAAGGTTGGAATTTAAATTGTGGCAGAAGTTCTGTCCCAAGAAGAGGCAGACGGCCGGATCCAGATGCAGCAGGTTATGAGCTCAGCTAAATCAGAGTCAGACAGGCAGGAGTCAAgaacaggcatgagatcatcagaggagagacaggacgGTCAAAATCCAGGCCAGGGTCGGGTCAGAACAGGGACAGGAGGTCAGGTTCAGATAGGAGTGACAGAGTCCTGACGCTGTCGTGATGGGAGTTTATGTTGCCGTAAAGCACTTTGATTTATCGTCAGTTCAGCGTCCGGCGCTTTCATCTTGAAATGTAACGAAATATCGGGAAACTTAGCTTTAACAAGGAGCGGCTTTGCAAGGAGAGGCACCAACGGACGCCACTGAAAGACCAAACTAGATCACCTTCTAGTTTTCATGAACAGATGAGGTTAGAGTCCACCGTGTTTGTAGTTCCTTACTTTTGTAGTTAAAAGGAAGATTAcctgtgtttatttttctattgaatgcGGTACACTTCCATACGTTACTGCAGTTCCCTCCACCAACAGAAAAGGCTGTTGATATTGCAGTTTTAACGGTGAGGCAGACAAACTTGGACCATGTGTCCTAGTTTGAGTCAGCGGCACCGACTACAATAGTCTGAcggaaatgttttcatttttagttgTGAAAATTCTGTGAAAGGTTTTGGAAAAGTTATGTAAAACCATTGCTAAAACCGTGTAGGAACCCTGGGTTTAGTTCAGGCAGGGGTTTACCTGCTGTCACCTGAGGGATTAAAGATGAACTGACCACGAATCGTTCCCTCGAACGCGCTTCCATTAGGTCACATGATCAGGCAGAGCAGCAAACACGTCCAAcattatgctgatgatactctGATGTTTCCCAACATGTCTGACAGACCGGGAggactttgggttttttttctcctaaactCAGATGAATTAGAGGCTGAAGTTCTTGGATCTTCAGAAGTTCATTAACAGAATCTGATTGGATAACATCAAAGTGTCTTCAGTCCATCGGTGCCCGCCATGCGCCGGCGAGGACCACTTACAGCACCCACAAGTCATGCTCTACAAATATCCCAGATCAGATGGAATTCATTAGAATTTAAAACGTCCCCCCCCCGTCCTGTGACAAACAGTTCGGCGATCTTAAGAGAACAACGTAAAACTCAGAGAAATGCAGGGAAAACACGACATCTGGAGCCAGTGTGGTAGGATCTACGTCTGCTGCTTCCTCTGTTGGGCTGCAGTTCCATCCGGCCCGTTTGTTCCGGCGTTTTCCGTGTTCGTCTCTTTCCTCTCAGAACCTCATTGGTGAGGCGGTTCTTCaaaaaatcacctgaatgaatCCAACAGCAGAGAGGTCATGTGATCCAACTAGCATGCATCTTTTGTAGACGTCTACTGGACGTGTCAGACGTCTCTACTCTGTTGCTTCATTAGGTCTTCCAATGGTGTTCTGCATTTAGAGCTCGCCTGCACCCGCAGCCACCCGATCTTTGAAGAATCTTAGATGTCTATTAAAGGACTTTATTGAGCATTCACTTGCTATCAGAGCAACTCTGTGATTTCACACCCATTCACTCATCTGGAGAACCTGCCCAAcgcctttcagggtcacagggttgtcAGGTTCCACCGAGCCGCTGCCAGAAAACAGAAGCAGGAAAACCCTTTGCTTCTATTTTCCTGCATGTGATTGGACAACAGGCTGCATGATGTCATCACAGTAGTTTCTGTCAACCATTCAGAGTTCTGTAAAGCCCAGGCAGTTCCTGCAGTTCAGTCAGTGGAACACCAGGGGGTGCTACTCCACCATCCGCcagtgtgtttttggtttttcgtGCATTTTAGGGTTGTCATATTCTAAAGGAAATCAGTGAAGGTTTGTGGTCTGGCTGAATAAATGGCACCAAACGGTTCTGCGGGTTCTTCGGAGGATCTTCAGCTCACAGCTTCCTCTCAGACACAGGCAGAGTCACTCACATCCGCCTGagctgttgcttagcaactgCTCTCCATCACCCAGAACACGTGCATGTGAAGATCACATGACCTCCGTGAGCGAGAAGCATGAAGAAACACGACCAAAACGGGTGTGTTGTGAGGAAGAGATGAAACGTGTGATGAAGGAGCGTCTGAAGCAGGAAACTCTGCTTTTGATGCAAAGATCAGGCCGACTGAGCGGCAGCTCCAGCTGTAACTCTGGAACGGCCATGGCTGCATTCCTGCTGCAgtgctcttcaaaataaaagtctgccaAAGCTGCATCCTCATCCTCACCCTCATCATCTCTGTGGCAGAAGCTGTCCAGGAGTTCCCCCGGAGACGAAGACCTGCAGAAGGACGCCAAGGAGGACGACCAGAAGAGCGGCTCACAGGGAGACGTCCTCCAGACCGATGCTGACAGTAAGGTGGGCCGCGTTGGATTCCTCACATGTCCAGATGAACAGAGTTAAAGAAACGCTGTGCCAGTCTGTTGTTTGGGGTTCGATTCCCATCAGAAACATGCTCTGATCTCCACATGAGTCAAAATAAACTAATAATTGATGTCCATCCAGCCTCAGAGGGACAAACGGAGGTTAGTTTCTGCACCCGTCACTTACTAATTCCACTGAACTCTGTTTTCCTCAGAAGCAgctgctgatggaggagcaTTAAGGACAGCAGGAGACCTTTGCTTCTTGGAGACGTCAGCCTACGGCAGGAactgcgccccctgctggacgCCCTGACCCTGTTCTAAGCTGGACGTTGAGTTTGTCAAAGGATCTCAGACAGATTCTGGAGTCGCTCCGGGTTCCAGGGTCACCCGTGATCTGAGCCTCTGAAACTGAATCCAGAACCTCCCGAGCTGCTGTCAGGGAAAACATCTGGTTTCAACGTACGGAGTGGAACCAGACGACACAAAGACGGACCCCCTCCTGAGGAACGCTTTGTTTCTGATGACCTGGAAGGTCCGTCTCTGCCAGAACCGAGCCTCTTCCCGAGGAACGCTGCAGACCACGGCGCCGTCTTTGTGTCCACGCCCTTGACCTCGGCTCCTCTTGTCTGCTGATGTGATCCTGTTGCAGTTTGTCAAACTAAATCCAGCTCAGAGCAGGTGTTTGCAGCgtcctggtca
This genomic window contains:
- the LOC101175133 gene encoding hepatoma-derived growth factor-related protein 3 isoform X2, with the protein product MARPRPRDFKAGDLVFAKMKGYPHWPARIDELPDGAVKPPSNKHPIFFFGTHETAFLGPKDLLPYGDYKEKFGKSNKRKGFNEGLWEIENNPGVKFTGYQALQPQSSSETEEAGNAADGSSEGEEDNSVEDEDKLKEEKTVSKQKTTSVSKKLSRSSPGDEDLQKDAKEDDQKSGSQGDVLQTDADSKQLLMEEH
- the LOC101175133 gene encoding hepatoma-derived growth factor-related protein 3 isoform X1 — protein: MARPRPRDFKAGDLVFAKMKGYPHWPARIDELPDGAVKPPSNKHPIFFFGTHETAFLGPKDLLPYGDYKEKFGKSNKRKGFNEGLWEIENNPGVKFTGYQALQPQSSSETEEAGNAADGSSEGEEDNSVEDEDKLKEEKTVSKQKTTSVSKKLSRSSPGDEDLQKDAKEDDQKSGSQGDVLQTDADSKKQLLMEEH
- the LOC101175133 gene encoding hepatoma-derived growth factor-related protein 3 isoform X3, which encodes MARPRPRDFKAGDLVFAKMKGYPHWPARIDELPDGAVKPPSNKHPIFFFGTHETAFLGPKDLLPYGDYKEKFGKSNKRKGFNEGLWEIENNPGVKFTGYQALQPQSSSETEEAGNAADGSSEGEEDNSVEDEDKLKEEKTVSKQKTTSVSKLSRSSPGDEDLQKDAKEDDQKSGSQGDVLQTDADSKKQLLMEEH